In Veillonellaceae bacterium, the genomic window GCCGTTAAAAGTGTTGAAAAAGACGCTAAGACGCCAAACCAAGCGATAATCTGTTTAGCAGGCGGAATTCGCCTGCCGGTTATGTGGACAATAGCAACCGTCAACAAGCATCTCCAAAATGCCCGCCTGGCTCTTACCTATACCCCACAATACCCGGCAACGACTGGCATCCATGAAGATGTTCGGACATATGCCCCGGAGATTGTCCCCATAATCCAAAAATTTGTCGAAGTCATCTGCGACATCGTTGCCGCCAAACAGCGTTAATCATGGCGAACCACAGCAACTTCACGCTTATCCTGCTCAAGCAGCTTGCATACCGTTAGCATAAATTCGTCGGCGCTTAGCCGCCTGCCGATTTCCAGCACATGCACAACCCCGCCCCGGCAGAGCGGGAGCCCTTCCGCCACCGGTTTTGCCCCATTTGTCACCCTTATTATCTCAATAATTGGATTATCGTCAGCAATACGGGCCAAGATTACCGGGGTGAGATCACTTGAATTATTATCAACAACGACAATGTCGCAGTCAGAGTCGTTATTTTCAATCTCTCGCACTAAATAGCGCATTAAATCTTCAATTTCCTGCTCACAGTCTTTAACTATGATTAAGAAACTGGCGCTCGGCAGTTGCACCAACCGAGGCTCAATAAACATATCCCAAATATCACGGATTAACAGCCACCCGCCATAAATCGCCAAGGAAAGTAAAATTACACTTCCAATATACGAAAAATACAAAATATCCTACCCCCTCTGCGTG contains:
- a CDS encoding glycosyltransferase, with product MYFSYIGSVILLSLAIYGGWLLIRDIWDMFIEPRLVQLPSASFLIIVKDCEQEIEDLMRYLVREIENNDSDCDIVVVDNNSSDLTPVILARIADDNPIIEIIRVTNGAKPVAEGLPLCRGGVVHVLEIGRRLSADEFMLTVCKLLEQDKREVAVVRHD